Within the Ochrobactrum vermis genome, the region GAATACGCTGTCGCGTTCGGAAATGGATGCACGTCGCCGTGCGCTGGAAGGCGCGTTGGTTCGTGATGCGGAAGATCGTGTCCGCGCAGCCGAAGAAGCCAAGCGTCGCGCAGAAGAAGATGCACGCCGCGCCAAGGAGCGTGAAGAATCCGCTCGCCGCCAGGCAGAGGAAGAAGCACGTCTGAAGGCAGAAGCGGAAGCCAAGGCTCGCGCAGAAGCAGAAGCAAACAAGCGCATGCCGCAGTCGGAAGGCCGTTCGGAGCATCGCGGCGATTCCCGTCCTGCCCCGCAGGGCGGTCGTCCGCAGCATTCGGGTCGTCCACCACAGGGTGGTCGTCCCGGCCAGGGGCAGGGACAGCGTCCGGCATCGCCTGCGATTGCAGACGTCATTCCAACCGCAAACAAGCCGCTTCCGCAGAGCCAACAGCGTAAGCCTGGTTCTACGGGTGACGACGATGATCGTCGTGGCGGTGGCCTGACGGCTGCTCGTCGTGGTGTACCGGCAAAGCCAGAAGCGCGCACGCCAAAGGTCACCAAGACCGAAGACGACCGTCGTCGCGGCAAGCTGACCATCTCCAGCAATCTGGAAGATGAAGGCCGTTCGCGTTCGCTGTCGGCAATGCGTCGCCGTCAGGAAAAGTTCAAGCGTTCGCAGATGCAGGAAACCCGCGAGAAGATTTCCCGCGAAGTGACCGTGCCTGAAACGATTACGCTTCAGGAACTCGCACAGCGTATGGCTGAGCGTTCCGTCGACATCATCAAGTACCTGATGAAACAGGGCCAGATGATGAAGCCGGGCGATGTGATCGATGCCGATATGGCGCAGCTCATTGCTGAAGAATTCGGCCATACCGTCAAGCGCGTTGCTGAATCCGACGTTGAAGAAGGTATCTTCAACGTGGTGGACGATCAGGCAGCACTCGTGTCGCGTCCTCCGGTCGTGACCATCATGGGTCACGTCGATCACGGCAAGACCTCGCTGCTCGATGCGATCCGTCACGCCAATGTCGTGTCGGGTGAAGCTGGCGGTATTACCCAGCATATCGGTGCTTATCAGGTCGAACAGAACGGCCAGAAGATCACCTTCATCGATACGCCGGGCCACGCCGCCTTTACTGCGATGCGTGCCCGCGGTGCGCAGGCAACCGACATCGCCATTCTGGTGGTTGCCGCTGACGACAGCGTGATGCCGCAGACGATTGAATCGATCAACCACGCCAAGGCGGCGGGTGTTCCGATCATCGTTGCGATCAACAAGATCGACAAGCCGGCTGCCGATCCTCAGAAGGTTCGTACTTCGCTGCTGCAGCACGATGTCTTCGTGGAATCGATGGGCGGTGAAGTGCTCGACGTCGAGGTTTCGGCCAAGAACAAGATCAACCTCGACAAGCTGCTTGAAGCAGTTTTGCTGCAGGCTGAAATTCTTGACCTCAAGGCTGATCCGACACGTACGGCTGAAGGTGTCGTCATCGAAGCTCAGCTCGACCGTGGCCGTGGTTCGGTCGCAACCGTTCTGGTTCAGAAGGGTACATTGCGTCCGGGCGATATTATCGCTGCCGGTAACGAATGGGGCCGTGTGCGCGCTCTGGTCAACGATCATGGCGAACACGTTAAGGAAGCAGGACCTGCAATGCCGGTTGAAGTCCTTGGTCTCCAGGGAACTCCGCAGGCAGGCGATCGTTTCGCAGTTGTTGCCAACGAAGCCAAGGCTCGTGAAATTGCTGATTATCGCCAGCGTCTTGCTCGCGATAAGGCTGTTGCCCGTCAGACTGGTCAGCGCGGCTCGCTTGAGCAGATGATGAGCCAGCTGCAGGTGAATGGCACGAAGGAATTCCCGCTCGTCATCAAGGGTGACGTGCAGGGTTCGGTCGAAGCAATCATTACGGCTCTCGACAAGCTCGGCACCGACGAAGTGCGTGCACGTATCGTCCATTCGGGCGCCGGTGGTATCACGGAAAGCGACGTGTCGCTGGCCGAAGCCTCCAATGCAGCGATCATTGGCTTCAACGTTCGTGCCAACAAGCAGGCACGCGATGCGGCCGACCAGCAGGGTACCGAAATCCGCTACTACAACATCATTTACGATCTGATCGAAGATGTTAAGGCGGCAATGTCGGGACTTCTGTCGCCAGAACGTCGTGAAACCTTCATTGGTAATGCTGAGATTCTTGAAGTCTTCAACATCACCAAAGTGGGTAAGGTTGCCGGTTGCCGGGTTATCGACGGCAAGGTTGAACGTGGTGCAGGCGTCCGCCTCATCCGTGACAACGTGGTTATCCACGAAGGCAAGCTCAAGACGCTCAAGCGCTTCAAGGACGAAGTGTCGGAAGTGCCGATGGGCCAGGAATGCGGTATGGCGTTCGAAAACTACGACGACATTCGCGCAGGCGACACGATCGAAGCGTTCCGCGTCGAACACATTACGCGCACGCTCTAATATCTATATGCCGGACCGTCCTGTTATGGGCGGTCCGGTTTTTCATTACCCGGTTCCGAGGGTCTGACTCCCGTCTGAACTGTGGTAAGTTGCACCATTCAGTTTTAGCCGTTTCGTCGGACAGCCATTTGGGCTGGGTGCCGATTAATGGTTGTTTATCGAGGATATAGCTATGGCACGTTCTCCGGATCCAAAAGGCTCAGGTGGCCTTTCCCAGCGTCAGCTTCGCGTGGGCGAGCAGGTGCGTCACGCGTTGGCACAGGTGCTTCAGCGTGGAGAAATCCGCGACGATCTTATCGCCCGCACCGTGATTTCCGTGTCGGAAGTGCGTATGTCGCCTGATCTCAAGATCGCAACTTGCTTCATTACCCCTCTTGGTGATGCCGATACGCAGGCGGTTATCAAGGCGCTGGCTTCGAATGCGAAATTCATTCGCGGCCGTATGGCCCCGAGCCTCAGCCAGATGAAGTACATGCCGGAATTCCGCTTCCGGGCAGATACCAGCTTTGACAATTTTTCCAAGATCGATGCGCTGCTCCGCTCGCCGGAAGTCGCACGCGATCTTGGGCATGACGATGAAGAAGACCGGGAAGCAGACAAGGCTTCCCGCAATGGAGACGAATAAAGCATGGCAAGACGGGGCAAGAAAAAAGGCCGTCCGGTTTCCGGTTGGGTTATTTTCGACAAGCCGAAAGGTATGGGATCGACCGAGGCGGTCTCGAAGATCAAGTGGCTGTTCAACGCCGAAAAAGCCGGTCATGCCGGTACACTTGATCCGCTTGCTTCCGGCATGTTGCCCATAGCGCTGGGTGAAGCCACCAAGACCGTGCCTTATGTCATGGACGGAACCAAGATCTATCGTTTTACGGTCAGCTGGGGTGAAGAACGCTCGACGGATGACCTGGAAGGTCAGCCCACCAAAACCTCGGACAAGCGCCCGTCGCGCGCGGATGTCGAGGCATTGCTGCCGAATTATACAGGCGTCATTTCGCAGGTGCCGCCGCAGTTCTCCGCCATCAAGATAGACGGTGAGCGGGCCTACGATCTTGCCCGCGAAGGTGAGACCGTCGAGATCCCTTCTCGTGAAGTCGAGATCGACCGCCTGGAGATTGTGGGCATCCCGGATGCAGACCGCACCGAATTCGAGGTTGAATGCTCCAAGGGCACCTATGTGCGCTCGCTGGCGCGCGACATGGGCCGCGATCTTGGATGCTACGGCCATATTTCGGAACTGCGCCGTATCGAAGTGGCACCGTTCACGGAAGAGGATTCCGTGACGCTGGCAGAACTTGAGCAGGCATGGCCGCCGCTTCCGCCGAAGGATGAGGAAGGCAATATCGTGGAACCGGCACCGCGTCGCGACTTTTCGGCGATTGACGCGTTGGTCATCGACACGGGCGCTGCACTGGACTGTCTGCCGCAGATACCGCTTTCCGACGATCAGGCGCAACGCGTGCGTCTTGGTAATCCGGTCATCCTGCGTGGTCGCGACGCGCCTTTGGAAGCTGAGGAAGCCTGTGTCACGACACGCGGAAAATTGCTCGCTATCGGCTATATCGAGCACGGACAGTTCAAACCGAAGCGCGTTTTTACAACGGGCTGATTTTTCGCCACAAGATCGCGATGGGGCGGCAAATCGAATTGAGACTGGCATTCCTGCCAATTTTACACTATATGCCGCTCATCGATCATGCGTAAAAGCATGTCAGATCGTGTAAATGGCCCGCGCTGGACGACATCCCGGCCTGGGCGTCTCTTTTTCCTCTCATCAAGAAAGGGTGTACGATGTCGATTACTGCTGAGCGCAAGCAAGCACTTATCAAGGAATACGCCACCAAGGAAGGCGATACCGGTTCTCCTGAAGTACAGGTTGCCGTTCTTTCCGAGCGTATTGCCAACCTTACGGATCATTTCAAGGGCCACAAGAATGACAATCATTCGCGTCGCGGCCTTCTGAAGCTGGTTTCGCAGCGTCGTCGTCTTCTTGACTATGTCAAGGGCATCGACCAGGCACGTTACCAGGCGCTGATCGGCCGTCTCGGCCTGCGCCGCTAACGGTAAAATCGGGCGACGTGTTCAAACGTCGCCCGTTTGATTTATCGAGCATTTTGTCATGCGGATAGCCGCTGACAGATCAAAATGCGACAGTATCGGGCGAATGCCCGCTGGCATGAGACGGCGCACCAGGTGCATTCCGTCATGCCGATGAAGAGCCATACGGCTCATGACCTGGACCAGTCATGGGGCAGGATTGCAGGCAGTTCGTGTCAGGGAATATTCGGGAATGAATGTTCTGACACATAACGAACTTCCCGTTGTCTTGCCCGTGGCCTGTCTGCCAACCAAGGAGATGCCTTAGCGCTTCGCGCGGCGTCTCCGTATGAGGACAAGATATGTTCAATACCCATAAAGTGGAAATCGAATGGGGCGGTCGTCCGCTCACGCTCGAAACCGGCAAGATCGCCCGTCAGGCCGACGGCGCAGTTCTCGCAACCTATGGCGAAACCGTCGTTCTGGCGACTGTCGTTTCTGCCAAGGAACCAAAGCCAGGTCAGGATTTCTTCCCGCTGACCGTCAACTATCAGGAAAAGACCTATGCCGCCGGCAAGATCCCTGGTGGTTTCTTCAAGCGTGAAGGCCGTCCGAGCGAAAACGAAACCCTCGTTTCGCGCCTGATCGACCGTCCGATCCGCCCGCTCTTCGTCGATGGCTACAAGAACGACACACAGGTTGTTCTGACTGTCATTCAGCATGACCTTGAGAACAATCCAGACGTTCTGTCGATGGTTGCAGCTTCCGCAGCGCTGACCATTTCCGGCGTTCCTTTCATGGGCCCGATCGGCGGCGCACGCGTTGGCTACATCAACGGCGAATATGTGCTGAACCCGAATATCGACGAAATGCCGGAATCGAAGCTCGATCTGGTTGTTGCCGGTACGGCTGACGCTGTTCTGATGGTTGAATCGGAAGCACAGGAACTCTCCGAAGAAGTCATGCTCGGCGCCGTTGTTTTCGGTCAGAAGGGCTTCCAGCCGGTTATCGACGCGATCATCAAGCTCGCCGAAGTTGCTGCCAAGGAACCACGCGATTTCCAGCCGGAAGATCTTTCGGACCTCGAAGCCAAGATGCTTGCAGTTGTCGAAAACGACCTGCGCGACGCTTACAAGATCACGGAAAAGCAGGCTCGCTACGTCGCTGTTGACGCTGCAAAGGCCAAGGCGAAGGCTCATTTCTTCCCTGAAGGCGTTGAAGAGCCGGAATTCTCGGCTGAAAAGTTTGCAACTGTCTTCAAGCACCTGCAGGCAAAGATTGTTCGCTGGAACATTCTCGACACCGGCAATCGTATCGATGGTCGCGATTTGTCGACCGTTCGCGCAATCGTTTCGGAAGTCGGCCTTCTGCCGCGTACGCACGGTTCGGCGCTGTTTACCCGCGGTGAAACGCAGGCAATCGTTGTTGCCACGCTCGGCACCGGCGAAGACGAACAGATGATCGATTCTCTGACGGGTACGTACAAAGAATCCTTCATGCTGCATTACAACTTCCCGCCATATTCGGTCGGTGAAACCGGTCGTATGGGTTCGCCAGGTCGTCGTGAAGTTGGTCATGGCAAGCTCGCATGGCGTGCAATCCATCCAATGCTGCCTGCTGCTGAACAGTTCCCTTACACGATCCGCGCTGTTTCCGAGATCACGGAATCGAATGGCTCTTCGTCGATGGCAACCGTTTGCGGCACCTCGCTGGCGCTGATGGATGCAGGCGTTCCAATCACCCGTCCGGTGGCTGGTATTGCCATGGGTCTGATCAAGGAAGGCGAGCGTTTCGCAGTTCTTTCCGACATCCTGGGTGATGAAGATCACCTCGGCGACATGGACTTCAAGGTAGCCGGTACCGAAAGCGGTATCACTGCACTTCAGATGGACATCAAGATCGACGGTATCACCGAAGAGATCATGAAGGTCGCTCTGGAACAGGCCAAGGGCGGTCGCGTTCACATCCTCGGCGAAATGAGCAAGGCTCTTTCGACGTCGCGTGAAGAACTCGGCGAATTCGCTCCACGCATCGAAGTCATGAACATTCCTACCGACAAGATCCGTGATGTAATCGGTTCGGGCGGTAAGGTTATTCGTGAAATCGTCGAAAAGACTGGCGCGAAGATCAACATCGAAGACGATGGTACGGTCAAGATCGCTTCGTCGAACGGCAAGGAAATCGAAGCCGCCAAGAAGTGGATTCATTCGATCGTTGCCGAGCCGGAAGTTGGCGAAATCTACGAAGGCACGGTCGTCAAGACCGCTGACTTCGGCGCGTTTGTGAATTTCTTCGGTCCGCGTGATGGTCTGGTTCACATCTCGCAGCTGGCTTCCGACCGCGTTGCCAAGACCACCGATGTGGTTAAGGAAGGCCAGAAGGTCTGGGTCAAGCTCATGGGCTTCGACGAACGTGGCAAGGTTCGCCTGTCGATGAAGGTCGTCGATCAGGAAACCGGCAAGGAAGTCGTTGCTGAAAAGAAGGCGGAAGCAGACGCTGAATAAGCGTCGTACTCTGCAAGCAATTTAAAAAGAGCGCGCTCCCAATGCTTTTGGGGGCGCGCTTTTTTGTTGCGCATAGAGCAATTGATCGGCATGGGTGAAGCATGATGACACCTATGACCCCACTGGCACAACAAACACTCTTTCTTCCCTTCGATCAGGGCATTCTGGATATGCCCGAACGAGGACAATCCTTCCTCGCCTGCGGTCTTTCTGCGGATCGGCGTCTCGAGGATGAATGGAAGCAGGCGCTGACCTTTCTGCAGCCCTGGCGCCCGGACTGGCTGGCGCTGGATAAGGAAGGCTTCAGTGTCGTTCCCAGGCTGGGCTCAAAATTGGACGAGGAGCGGCGTTTTTCCGGCGGGCTACTTCTGCTTGGAAAACATCGCGGACGCAATGAGGCGTGGTTTGCGGAGCTTCTGGCGCGTGTTGAGCCGGGCGGGTGGATTGCCGTGTCTGGCGACAAGAAACTCGGCATCGACAGTTTCCGCAAATGGGTCGGCAATATTGCCGAGATCAGCGACCGCATGTCGAAAAACCATGCGGTGGTCTTCTGGCTCCGGCGTCCCGCCGATCTCACCGCTGACTTCATCGCCGCGTTGAAGCCGCTTGCCGCCGATATTGACGATGTGTTTCGCACCGAGCCCGGCATGTTCTCGCACGGTGTTATCGACAAGGGCTCGGCACTGCTCGTGCCGCATATGGAGAAGATCGTCTTTGGCAACGTCGCTGATCTTGGCGCCGGCTGGGGCTATCTTGCTGCGCAATGCCTGAAGTTTGCAGATCGCATCAAATCCATCGATCTCTACGAGGCCGATTACGAGGCACTGGAGGCCGCACGCGGCAATCTGGAGCGTCTGGGTGCTTCCGTGCCAATGTCATTCAACTGGTTCGATGTAACCAGTGAAAAAATGACGGGTATTTATGACACCGTGATCATGAACCCGCCGTTTCACGAAGGACGCGCGGCAGACATGTCGCTTGGGCAGACATTTATCGCTGCCGCTGCTTCGCGGCTCAAGATCGGCGGTCGTCTGCTGATGGTCGCAAACCGTCAATTGCCTTATGAGACAACGCTGAAGGGGCTGTTCAAGAACGTGACGCTTCTCGAAGAGGCCAATGGCTTCAAGATATTCGATGCAAAGAAATGAAACAAAAAGGCCGCCTCGAAAGGCGGCTTTTTTACTACATAATTTTAAATGTTAGGGCGCCGTACGCCTAGGAGGGCGCACGGCGCTCTAATCCCCTGTAAGGCTTATTCGCCGCGCTCCGCATCCGAGCTTTTCAGCTCTTCAAGCGTTGGCATGGAGACGATGTTGTAGCCGGAATCCACATAATGGACTTCACCGGTGACACCGCTCGAAAGATCGGACAGCAAATAGAGTGCCGATTTGCCGACATCGTCGATATCGACAGTACGGCGCAGCGGCGAATTGCGGCGCTGATAGCTGAAAATCGCGCGTGCATCGCCGATGCCGGCGCCTGCCAGTGTGCGAACCGGGCCAGCCGAGATCGCATTGACGCGGAT harbors:
- the infB gene encoding translation initiation factor IF-2, with the translated sequence MSDKTNDDKTLSVNTKKTLTMKRPGVEQSTVRQNFSHGRTKAVVVETKKRKFSRPDEKPEVEAAAPKPVAAPAPATPAAVAPQAPAPAATPAPVATPAPAAPAAAAPQAPAPAATPAPQQPKAPAAAAPAAPVTTPRPHVAQQQPRNQQRSGQQSQRPRQSDRSGMVLNTLSRSEMDARRRALEGALVRDAEDRVRAAEEAKRRAEEDARRAKEREESARRQAEEEARLKAEAEAKARAEAEANKRMPQSEGRSEHRGDSRPAPQGGRPQHSGRPPQGGRPGQGQGQRPASPAIADVIPTANKPLPQSQQRKPGSTGDDDDRRGGGLTAARRGVPAKPEARTPKVTKTEDDRRRGKLTISSNLEDEGRSRSLSAMRRRQEKFKRSQMQETREKISREVTVPETITLQELAQRMAERSVDIIKYLMKQGQMMKPGDVIDADMAQLIAEEFGHTVKRVAESDVEEGIFNVVDDQAALVSRPPVVTIMGHVDHGKTSLLDAIRHANVVSGEAGGITQHIGAYQVEQNGQKITFIDTPGHAAFTAMRARGAQATDIAILVVAADDSVMPQTIESINHAKAAGVPIIVAINKIDKPAADPQKVRTSLLQHDVFVESMGGEVLDVEVSAKNKINLDKLLEAVLLQAEILDLKADPTRTAEGVVIEAQLDRGRGSVATVLVQKGTLRPGDIIAAGNEWGRVRALVNDHGEHVKEAGPAMPVEVLGLQGTPQAGDRFAVVANEAKAREIADYRQRLARDKAVARQTGQRGSLEQMMSQLQVNGTKEFPLVIKGDVQGSVEAIITALDKLGTDEVRARIVHSGAGGITESDVSLAEASNAAIIGFNVRANKQARDAADQQGTEIRYYNIIYDLIEDVKAAMSGLLSPERRETFIGNAEILEVFNITKVGKVAGCRVIDGKVERGAGVRLIRDNVVIHEGKLKTLKRFKDEVSEVPMGQECGMAFENYDDIRAGDTIEAFRVEHITRTL
- the rbfA gene encoding 30S ribosome-binding factor RbfA; this encodes MARSPDPKGSGGLSQRQLRVGEQVRHALAQVLQRGEIRDDLIARTVISVSEVRMSPDLKIATCFITPLGDADTQAVIKALASNAKFIRGRMAPSLSQMKYMPEFRFRADTSFDNFSKIDALLRSPEVARDLGHDDEEDREADKASRNGDE
- the truB gene encoding tRNA pseudouridine(55) synthase TruB, producing MARRGKKKGRPVSGWVIFDKPKGMGSTEAVSKIKWLFNAEKAGHAGTLDPLASGMLPIALGEATKTVPYVMDGTKIYRFTVSWGEERSTDDLEGQPTKTSDKRPSRADVEALLPNYTGVISQVPPQFSAIKIDGERAYDLAREGETVEIPSREVEIDRLEIVGIPDADRTEFEVECSKGTYVRSLARDMGRDLGCYGHISELRRIEVAPFTEEDSVTLAELEQAWPPLPPKDEEGNIVEPAPRRDFSAIDALVIDTGAALDCLPQIPLSDDQAQRVRLGNPVILRGRDAPLEAEEACVTTRGKLLAIGYIEHGQFKPKRVFTTG
- the rpsO gene encoding 30S ribosomal protein S15 codes for the protein MSITAERKQALIKEYATKEGDTGSPEVQVAVLSERIANLTDHFKGHKNDNHSRRGLLKLVSQRRRLLDYVKGIDQARYQALIGRLGLRR
- the pnp gene encoding polyribonucleotide nucleotidyltransferase gives rise to the protein MFNTHKVEIEWGGRPLTLETGKIARQADGAVLATYGETVVLATVVSAKEPKPGQDFFPLTVNYQEKTYAAGKIPGGFFKREGRPSENETLVSRLIDRPIRPLFVDGYKNDTQVVLTVIQHDLENNPDVLSMVAASAALTISGVPFMGPIGGARVGYINGEYVLNPNIDEMPESKLDLVVAGTADAVLMVESEAQELSEEVMLGAVVFGQKGFQPVIDAIIKLAEVAAKEPRDFQPEDLSDLEAKMLAVVENDLRDAYKITEKQARYVAVDAAKAKAKAHFFPEGVEEPEFSAEKFATVFKHLQAKIVRWNILDTGNRIDGRDLSTVRAIVSEVGLLPRTHGSALFTRGETQAIVVATLGTGEDEQMIDSLTGTYKESFMLHYNFPPYSVGETGRMGSPGRREVGHGKLAWRAIHPMLPAAEQFPYTIRAVSEITESNGSSSMATVCGTSLALMDAGVPITRPVAGIAMGLIKEGERFAVLSDILGDEDHLGDMDFKVAGTESGITALQMDIKIDGITEEIMKVALEQAKGGRVHILGEMSKALSTSREELGEFAPRIEVMNIPTDKIRDVIGSGGKVIREIVEKTGAKINIEDDGTVKIASSNGKEIEAAKKWIHSIVAEPEVGEIYEGTVVKTADFGAFVNFFGPRDGLVHISQLASDRVAKTTDVVKEGQKVWVKLMGFDERGKVRLSMKVVDQETGKEVVAEKKAEADAE
- a CDS encoding class I SAM-dependent methyltransferase, whose translation is MTPLAQQTLFLPFDQGILDMPERGQSFLACGLSADRRLEDEWKQALTFLQPWRPDWLALDKEGFSVVPRLGSKLDEERRFSGGLLLLGKHRGRNEAWFAELLARVEPGGWIAVSGDKKLGIDSFRKWVGNIAEISDRMSKNHAVVFWLRRPADLTADFIAALKPLAADIDDVFRTEPGMFSHGVIDKGSALLVPHMEKIVFGNVADLGAGWGYLAAQCLKFADRIKSIDLYEADYEALEAARGNLERLGASVPMSFNWFDVTSEKMTGIYDTVIMNPPFHEGRAADMSLGQTFIAAAASRLKIGGRLLMVANRQLPYETTLKGLFKNVTLLEEANGFKIFDAKK